The genomic interval AATAGGGTATAAATTTTTACATTTTTTTCCCATTCTTTTAAAAACCGCATAAATGTGCTGTTGTTAAAACTTCATTAAATTTTTATTTATCAATCAGAATTTCTAAATCTTTTTGGAGGAATTATGGCAGACTTTAATACTAATAACAATCCGATACCCGAATTGATAAATGATGAAACATTTCATTTGTTGAACAGCAGAGGATTAATAGATGAAAAATCGGTCAGAGATTATATCATAAAAAAAAGATTCAAGGATATGAGAGTTTTGAAAGTTAAAGCAAGCGCGGCAATTGATTCTTTGCGCGAAGAATATCCTTACCTGCAATTCGACACAATCAGAAAGATTGTTTATCAGTCATAAATTTTGCGTTTGTACTAGTTAGTTGTGGTCACAACCTAATGTGACCACAATATTTAAATATTATTTTTTATCCAAATTATTTTCGTCGTCAATATCGTCTTCAAAATTATCAGCTAAATCATCGTAAACATCCTGTACGGATTTTTCATCATTATTCTTTTTCGGAATCTCAACTTTAATCTCATTTAACTGATTTATCTCATCTAATTTTTTATTCTTTTTATAAATTATATAAACAGTTACCAATATTATTAATGCTAATAAAACAATAATGCCATAAATAAAAATTGATTTTGAACCGCCGAGAGAGTGTTTCCATTCATCAATTTTCTTATCAATATTATTTAGTTGCTCTTTACTAACCAAATTATTATTTAGTAAAATGGTTGCCCATTTTGTTTTTATTATATCATTCCAAACATTTTCCGAAAAGAAAATAAATTCATTATCATCATTTACGCCAAGTTTATTCGCGTTGTCTATTTTTCTTTCAATGTAAGCAATAATTGTAGACTCAAATTCTTTCCCGTTGGAAAAGAAAGGCATATTGATATTGTTCGTTTTAAATTCTTCGTGAATGGCTCTGAAAACGGCTTTGTCTATTGATTTATTCCAATTAACTATTTGAGTGTCTATCTGTGCCAATTTATCTTTATTTTCAGGATCAGCGGAATAAATACTGAACAATTTTGGACCAAAGTGCTGCCATCTATCTTGGAATTGCCCATATTCATTTTTTAAAACATTTAAATCGTCTGACGTAAGTACACTCGCATTTAGAAAGTCAATATTATCTGAAACCAAGTTGCTTATATTGTCAATCAAACCTGTACTTTTTAGTTTTGTTTTTATTCCTTTCAATTCAGCGTCGTCTAATGATTCTAATTTATGCTCCGCCGACATAAAAATATTATCCATAATCTCTTTGATCAGAGTATCTCTTTGAGCAATACCTTGACGAAGACCGAAAATAACTTTATTCAGAGAATCTATTTTTGCTTTTGTTTTCCCGAAGCCTGATTTCATTGATCGAAGTTCGGACATCAATTTAACATTTGTGTTTCGCAGAGCATTAATTTCTTCGGTCAATTTTGCGAGTTCATCGGAAACTTGTTCAAAATTCGTTTGCAAAGTTGTTACTTGAGTATTTAAGTTTGATATTTCATCAACTTTCTTTCTCGAATAATCTATTTTGCTTTCAAGAGTTTTGAAAGATGCGTCAAAATTACTTGGATATAAAGCTCGATTTAGAAGTTCTTTATTTCCTTTGAATTCACTCTTAAATTCTTCAATTTCTTTCTCAATTTGATCTAATTCGTCGGGGGTTTTAGCGTATTCAATCGCAATTTCAAATGATCTTTGTCTGCTTTTAAATTCTTGAGTAATTCTAAAATCGGATTGCGTGAAAACATTTGAACTCAAAAATAAAACAAATACGAAAAAAGCTAAATATTTAGCCAATTTTATTCTCCTTTTATTCCGTCAGAAGTTAAAAATGCAAGATGCTTCTCGCCTTCAAGAAGTTCAATAAACGGTGCCCGCTGATTAAATGCGGGAAGATCTAGTCCGAAATCAGAAACCTTTATTTTGTTTTCTAACTCAAAAGTTCCGTCAACAACATTAAATACATAAACATTTTTAAATCCGGCGGCAACCATATAATAAAAACCTTTTGTATCACGTATTATTCTAACGGATTCTTTTTTATAGGATTTTGCATCTTCTTTTTCTTCTAAAAATAGCCCTTTAACATTAGCGGTAAATGAAAATCTTGCGTCGCTTACATTTCCATCGTCAGAAATATCAAGAACACTTTCAACTGGCCAGGCAAAATCCACAGGTTCCATTACAAACTTGCAGCAGCCGAAAAAACTTGCCAATAAAATAAAAATTACAATTTTTTTCATATTTCCCTAAAATTATTTAATAATAACTGAAATGATAAATTCTAAAGATTTGCTATGTATAAATTTAATTGTATTATATTAATAAACAAAATTAAAAATAGTGTTAAATGAATATATAATATTTCGATAATAAGAAATAAAATTCTACTTAAGAGCCATAAGTTGATTGAAAATAAAGATATAAATAATGACGATTCGTTAGAAAAATTGCTTATTTTGGAAGAAGCAAAGCGTCTGAAAACCATATTTTTGGATAATATGAGTCATGAACTGCGCACGCCAATCACCGTAATTTTGGGTTATGCGGGAATTCTTTATGAAGAAATTAAAGATCCTGATCTCAAAGAAATGGCTGAAATTATACTTAAAAGCAGTAATAGATTAACCGAAGCGTTGAATTTGTTGTTGGATCAATCGGATGTCGCTTCTGAAAGGTTAAAAGTTGAATTGAAGGAAGAAAATCTTTGCGATTTTCTTAAAGAAACCTATAATGTGTACAAACCTATTACTGAAGATAAGGGTTTGATTTTGAATTATAATAATAAATTGGATTTTGCAAAATGCTCAATCGATAGAAAAATGTTCACAAAAGTTTCAAATAATCTGCTTAATAATGCGATTAAATTTACGGAAAAGGGAAGTATTACAATTACATTGGACATGGATAGTGAAAAAAAATTCTATATAATAGATTTTGAAGATACCGGAATCGGAATTGCCGAGGATAAACTTTCATTAATTTTTGAAGCTTTTCGACAAGTAAGTGAAGGAATGAATAGAATTTACCAAGGAATTGGTTTGGGTTTATCAGTTTCTAAAAAATTTGTAGAACTTATGAACGGCGATTTGACTGTTAAAAGTACGCCAAACGTTGGAACAACTTTTACTATTAAAATACCAACAATTAATTAAATTTTCCTTTAAGTTTATCCCAAATACCTTTCCCAATTAAATTATCAACATTTATTAAAATTTTCTTAATAACTATCAAAATATCAACATCCCCAGCCCAATGTTTTTTTACAATTTGCGGATCAATGGAATTAATCATTTCGTTTAAGATAAAAGCGGCAATCGCAATATCATCTAAGTAACCGATCGGTCCCAAGAAAATTTCAGGCATTAAATCAATTGGTGAAATAAAATAAGCTACCGCGGATACTAATTTTAATTTTTTATTTTGCGGAACTTCCGGGTCTTGAATTAATTTTATCATTAAATAAAATATATCCGGAACAAGCATTATAAATTCACGCCACTTATGATTTAAGTTTGCTTTTTCATCAAGCCAAATTGAAATATTTGATCTAAGCTTTTTGTAATATTTTTCTTCTTTGTTCATTTTAATAAATCATTTTTTAATTCTATTTATGCCGTTTAATGCCGCAACTCTATATGCCTCTGCCATAGTAGGGTAATTGAAAGTAGTATTTATAAAATACATTAGAGTATTTGCTTTTCCTTCTTGAGTTAAAATAGCTTGACCAATATGAATTATCTCCGCGGCTCCATAACCGAAACAATGAACGCCGAGAATTTCCAAAGTTTCTCTATGAAATAAAAGTTTTAACATTCCGGTGGTTCTGCCGGTTATTTGTGCCCGCGCTAAATGTTTAAATAATGAATGCCCAACTTCATACGGTATTTTCTTTTCTGTCAATTCCTTTTCTGTAAGTCCAACTGAACTGATTTCAGGAATTGTATAAATTCCTGTTGGGATAAATTCTATTAGTTTATGTTCGCAAAAACCTTTTACCAAATGTGTCGCCGCAAATCTGCCTTGATCGTAAGCTGCGCTTGCCAAACTTGGATATCCAATTACATCGCCAACAGCATATATATGAGGATGTGCGGTTTGAAAATTTTCGTTAACTTCAATTGAACCGCGGACATTTCCTTTAATACCAATATTTTCCAAACGTAACGTATCCGAATTGCCGGTTCTGCCTTGAGCCCATAATAAGTAATCAGTTCTAATCTGCTTATTTGATTTAAGATAAACTGTAACTCCTTCGTCGTCGGCTTCAACTTTTTCATATTCTTCGTTATTCCGAATCAATACTCCGTTTTCCCTTAAATGATAGGCTAAAGCGTCGATTATTTCGTCATCCAAAAATGTTAATAATTGACTTCTATTATTTATCAAATTAACTTTGATCATCAAGCCTCTGAATATCGATGCGTATTCACAGCCCACAACGCCGGCGCCGTAAATAGTTATGCTTCTAGGATTATCTTCAATATTTAATATTGAATCGCTATCTAAAATTCTGGGATGATTAAAATCAACATCCGGCGGGTGATATGGACGAGATCCTGTTGCGATAACAAAGTAATCCGCAGAATATTTTTTCTTTGAACCGGATTCATTAATTACCAAAATATTATGTTCGTCAACAAACTCAGCAGTACCGTCTAAAATTTCTACTCTATTTCTCTCATAAAAACTTTTTCTAAGCTGATATTGCTGGTTTACAATTTTTTCTGTTGATTTTAAAATTGTCTGATAAGAAATATCTTTGAGAGATTCTGTATCAGAAATTATTTGACTTGTATGACGTAAAGCTTTACTTGGTATTGTGCCTTTGTGAGTGCAGTTTCCGCCTATATTAAAGAACTTATCGCACATAGCGACTTTCTTACCTTCTTTTGTTGCTTTCATCGCAGCGCCTTCGCCGCCGGGACCGCTTCCGATTACAATAAGATCAAAGTGATTTGACATTTTTTCATTCTATTTAGTTTTATTTTAGTACCATCATTTTTTTTGATAACATTCCAAAGTCGGTTTTAATTGTGTAAACATAAACTCCGCTTGTTAAATTTGATGAATCAAAATTATAATTGTGTAAACCATTTTGCAAATTTATTCTATTTAAAATTACGCCGCATTCCTCACCCAAGGAATTATATATTCTTAGATCCACAATTCCCGCTTTAGGCAAATAAAATGAAATATTGGTCGATGGATTAAAAGGATTGGGATAATTTTGTTCTAAATAAAATTCATCTTTAATAAAATTATTTTTTACAGAAACACTTTCTTTTTTAAGATCTAAAATCACAATCGGGAATCTTTCACACGTTGCGCCGTTTGTATAAAGTACTTCTAATTCAGGATCAGAATCTATGTTTGCCAATGATACAATATCATATCTACCGGGATTGACCGATGGATAAAGAGAATCTATTACGGAAATATGATAATTATTGGAATCTGTAATTTCTCCGCCTTGATATTCCATTCTTAAAATTGCCACACTCGGATTTGTTGCACGAGTTCCGAAAATAAAATCTAATTTTCCGTCGTTATCTAAATCACCAAATGCATCATGACCGCCGTTAATCCTTCCTTCCGTAGAAATTAATTTTGCAAAGTTCGCTATTATGTGAGTTTCTAATTCGCTTGATTCATTTTCTTCAATAAGCAAAACTTTATTTTGAATATTTGTGCTATCTAATTGCCATCCGCCAATAACAATTTCTTCTTTTCCGTCTTGGTTTAAATCAACGGTGTTTGAAGATTTCCAAGATCCGCCTGGAATTACATTTTTTACATTCTGCAATATTGAGTATGATCCGTTTTCATATTTTACGGGAGTAACGCTTCCATCGGAGTGAAATAAATAAATAGTTTTCCCAATTCTTGCAATATCGTAAATTGCGCTTTCAGCTAAAGTACTACCCAAACCGGAAAATTCCATTTCCCAAACTTCGCTGCCGTTTCCATTATCCGGAATATTTGAAACCGAAACTATTCCGAATCTATAATTCACTTCGCGGTCCGCAAAAATTAATTCTTCTTTTCCATCATCATCGATATCATTAAGGAAAAATCTAAATGGTCTTACTTCAAAACTTTCCTGATCTGTAATTGTCCATTTTGCGCTTGGTGTTTCAAATCCAAAATTTAGCTTACCAAGTTTATCATTCCCGTTTGCTTCCCAAACCATAATTCTAACCGGGTTATAATTATTTTCTGTAAAATTATTTGCCGGTGCCCAAATTATTTCTTTTTTCCCGTCTTTATCCCAATCGCCGTATGTAATAGGCGCCCAGCTGTTCTGCTGAACTATATCGCGGCTGTATTCATCCCAGACCAATTGCCATTGTGTTCCGTCGTGCTCATATTTGTAAATTCTTGGAATTAATTCATTACCGCCGAAATCATTCATATTATTTACAGCATAAATTTCCAACTTTGAATCATTATCAAAATCAACTCCAGCTATTATTTCACCAAATCCGCAATTTTCAATTTCCGGTACCAAAATGCTGTCTATTCTAACAAATTCATCATTTTGAGAATGTATACTAATTTTAAAAAATAACACGGCAAAAATTGTTAAACAAAAACTTAAATTGTTTTTCATTTTAAATTCCTATTTAAAGATTGCGAAATTAGTTTGCTATTGGTTAGAATATATTAAAAAAAAGAGTTTGAACAAAAAATTATTTAACTTTTTCTGCTTCTTCAACCCAAAGAATTTCGCAAGCGCCGTTTCCTGTGTCGTACCTTGAAGTTGAACTTTTCCAAATAAAATTTGAATCTTTATCTTTTACATTAACAAGATATCCTTTAAGTCTTACAATATTGCCTACTACAAATTCTTCAATTTGGTCAGTTATATTTTCATTGGCTGGAATAATATGAATATTGGAACTGCTTATTTCAATCTCTTTTCTTGGAATTGGAAAATTTTTTGTTCGCCATACATACCAGCGATGCTGCTGCTTAATTTCAAGTTGATCAACAACAAATTGGTCCGACATTTTTACCCATCCGACGGCGATATCAATAGGACAAAATCCGCTCATCTTATCAGTACTGTATTGTTTGATACTTAGTACTTTGCACGTAATTTCAAATTCGGCAACGGCAAAAAATTTATAGTGATTGTAAAACCAAGTTTTTGATTCGTTTGTTTTATTTTGAGTGGGTGAGTTTGGAGCTAAAATTCCATCCGGTTGTTTTATTTCCGAAGTATGAAAAAAATAATAAAGTCCGGCAATAAATATTACCGGACCAAGAATTTTTAAAATTTTATTCAATTCAATTTGCAATTTCCATTAATTCCATTTCAAAAATCAAAGCTGCATTTGGACCAATGACCGGACCGCTTCCTCTTTCGCCGTAAGCTAAATCAGCAGGAATATAAACTTCCCATTTATCACCGACTTTCATAAGCTGTAAGATCTCAGTCCATCCTTTAATAACATTTGTCAAATTGGTTTCATAAGGAGCGCCGCGTTTGTAAGAGCTGTCAAATTCACTTCCATCCAATAATCTGCCAGCGTAATGAACTTTAACTTTGCTGCTTAATTTTGGAGTGACGCCTGTTCCGCTTTTTAGAACTTTATATTGCAAACCATTAGGAAGGGTGGTAACACCTTCTTTCGTTTTATTTTGAGCAAAAAAAGCATCCGCTTCGGCTTTATTTTTTTCTGCTAATTCCTTGCTCTTTTTTTGTTGTTTTAAAATCATTTCTGTTTGGAATTTCTGCATAACTGCTTGCAGTTCAGCATCTGTTAATTTGCATGTATCAGCAATTCCATCTTTTATTCCGGCAAGAAAAATATCAGGTTCTATTGTAATTTCCTGCTTTTGTAAATTCGAGCCGATATCAAATCCAATGCTGTAGCTTACTGAGTCGGTCAAATTTTTCATGTTTGGTTTAGAATTTTCTGTTTGACTGCATGCTGTTATAGAAAAAAACAATAACAATGGAAAAATTAAGATTTTTTTCATTTTTAATCCTTATAATATTAGATCGTTTTAAAAAATTTTGAACGGAAAGTTACGGTTAATTTAAATAGAATGAAAATTTTCAAAGAAAATAATTTAGGTAAGAACAGCATAAAATATCATTTAATTGATACAATAAAATTAGCAATTCCGGTTTCAATTGGTCAATTGGGACACGTAATGCTTGGCGTTGTTGATAGTTTTATGGTTGGCAGATTAGGAGCCGAGCCATTAGCCGCCGCGGCTTTGGCAAACGGATTATTTTTTTTTGTCATGGTTTTGGGTATTGGAATGAGCCATGCAATTACAGTTCTCGTCGCGATTGCAAAAGGTGAAAACAATAATGCCTTTTGCGGCAGAATTTTACGACATTCTTTAATAGTAAATATTATCTTTTCCGTAATTTTAACGGTTCTTGTTATGATCTTTCAGACTTACCGTCAATTTGTTGAGGGACTTTCGCATACAAAACCGCCGATGTATATCGCAATAATTTCAAACTTTGTAAATTTTTTCGGCAACTGGGTTTTAATATACGGGAATTTAGGTTTCCCGACGTTAGGGTTAAATGGTGCAGGATATGCCACGTTAAGTACAAGAACATTTATGGCAATTGCAATGATGTTTTTTGTATTAAAGAAACCGATTTATAAAGAATATGAACCAAATCTAAAATT from Ignavibacteriota bacterium carries:
- a CDS encoding HAMP domain-containing histidine kinase, with the translated sequence MIENKDINNDDSLEKLLILEEAKRLKTIFLDNMSHELRTPITVILGYAGILYEEIKDPDLKEMAEIILKSSNRLTEALNLLLDQSDVASERLKVELKEENLCDFLKETYNVYKPITEDKGLILNYNNKLDFAKCSIDRKMFTKVSNNLLNNAIKFTEKGSITITLDMDSEKKFYIIDFEDTGIGIAEDKLSLIFEAFRQVSEGMNRIYQGIGLGLSVSKKFVELMNGDLTVKSTPNVGTTFTIKIPTIN
- a CDS encoding DUF1232 domain-containing protein: MNKEEKYYKKLRSNISIWLDEKANLNHKWREFIMLVPDIFYLMIKLIQDPEVPQNKKLKLVSAVAYFISPIDLMPEIFLGPIGYLDDIAIAAFILNEMINSIDPQIVKKHWAGDVDILIVIKKILINVDNLIGKGIWDKLKGKFN
- the sthA gene encoding Si-specific NAD(P)(+) transhydrogenase, giving the protein MSNHFDLIVIGSGPGGEGAAMKATKEGKKVAMCDKFFNIGGNCTHKGTIPSKALRHTSQIISDTESLKDISYQTILKSTEKIVNQQYQLRKSFYERNRVEILDGTAEFVDEHNILVINESGSKKKYSADYFVIATGSRPYHPPDVDFNHPRILDSDSILNIEDNPRSITIYGAGVVGCEYASIFRGLMIKVNLINNRSQLLTFLDDEIIDALAYHLRENGVLIRNNEEYEKVEADDEGVTVYLKSNKQIRTDYLLWAQGRTGNSDTLRLENIGIKGNVRGSIEVNENFQTAHPHIYAVGDVIGYPSLASAAYDQGRFAATHLVKGFCEHKLIEFIPTGIYTIPEISSVGLTEKELTEKKIPYEVGHSLFKHLARAQITGRTTGMLKLLFHRETLEILGVHCFGYGAAEIIHIGQAILTQEGKANTLMYFINTTFNYPTMAEAYRVAALNGINRIKK
- a CDS encoding T9SS type A sorting domain-containing protein; this translates as MKNNLSFCLTIFAVLFFKISIHSQNDEFVRIDSILVPEIENCGFGEIIAGVDFDNDSKLEIYAVNNMNDFGGNELIPRIYKYEHDGTQWQLVWDEYSRDIVQQNSWAPITYGDWDKDGKKEIIWAPANNFTENNYNPVRIMVWEANGNDKLGKLNFGFETPSAKWTITDQESFEVRPFRFFLNDIDDDGKEELIFADREVNYRFGIVSVSNIPDNGNGSEVWEMEFSGLGSTLAESAIYDIARIGKTIYLFHSDGSVTPVKYENGSYSILQNVKNVIPGGSWKSSNTVDLNQDGKEEIVIGGWQLDSTNIQNKVLLIEENESSELETHIIANFAKLISTEGRINGGHDAFGDLDNDGKLDFIFGTRATNPSVAILRMEYQGGEITDSNNYHISVIDSLYPSVNPGRYDIVSLANIDSDPELEVLYTNGATCERFPIVILDLKKESVSVKNNFIKDEFYLEQNYPNPFNPSTNISFYLPKAGIVDLRIYNSLGEECGVILNRINLQNGLHNYNFDSSNLTSGVYVYTIKTDFGMLSKKMMVLK
- a CDS encoding FKBP-type peptidyl-prolyl cis-trans isomerase, which codes for MKKILIFPLLLFFSITACSQTENSKPNMKNLTDSVSYSIGFDIGSNLQKQEITIEPDIFLAGIKDGIADTCKLTDAELQAVMQKFQTEMILKQQKKSKELAEKNKAEADAFFAQNKTKEGVTTLPNGLQYKVLKSGTGVTPKLSSKVKVHYAGRLLDGSEFDSSYKRGAPYETNLTNVIKGWTEILQLMKVGDKWEVYIPADLAYGERGSGPVIGPNAALIFEMELMEIAN